In Thermodesulfobacteriota bacterium, the genomic window CCTCACGGCTCCCTGGTCAGGAGCTCAAGGAGTTGCGCCAAGTCGATCATGGTCCATTTCCCTTGGAAGAACGTAGGACCCGCGCCGGTTGGGAAGCCAAGGAACCGGATCGCCTTGCCGCCGACGACCGCGGTGTCCTTGCCATTCACCCAGATGTCGAGCGGCACATGCCCCGTGATCCCCTTCATGGCCATGAAGGCCGCCCCGGCCTCGGAGTCGACGTCATACCAGGAGACCGTGAGCCTGTCGTTGTGCCGGGCCAGGACGGCGCGCAGCTCCTGAAGGGTCGGCTGCAACGGGCCGTGGCTCATATAGAGGACCTCCACGGAGATGGAGCCGGCGGCCCCGCAGATGGCGATCGGGCCGGCAACAATCGCCAGCAACGCGTAAAAGGCGGCGTGGACGGCGAGGCCGCGGACTCGCCTTCGGGGTCTGTTCATGGCGTCACCTCCCCGTCGTGCATGTGCACGACCCGGTTTGCCGTGGCGGCGAGCGTCTCGTCGTGGGTGACCATCAGAATGGCAACCCCCTCCCGGCGGTGAAGATCGGACAGGATATCCATGATGGCGCCGCCGGTCTTCGAATCCAGGTTGCCGGTCGGCTCGTCGGCGAAGATGATCTTCGGTTGATTCACCAGCGCCCGGGCGATGGCCACCCGCTGTTTTTCGCCGCCGGAAAGGGCGGCGGGCAGATGCTCGAGCCGGTGCGCCAGTCCCAGCCGGTCAAGCAGGGCCTGGGCCCGCGTGCGCCGCGCCGCCTGCGTCATGGGGAGCGGGAAAAGGGGCAGCGCCACGTTTTCCCAGGCCGAAAGGGTGGGGATGAGATGGAAGGACTGGAAGATGAAGCCGACCTTTTCCCGCCGCACCTGGGCGAGAGCATCTTCGGGCGAACGGGTGATGTTCACACCGTCGAGGATTACCTCGCCCGTGCTTGGCTGCTCCATCCCGGACAGCAGGGAAAGCAGGGTTGTCTTGCCGCAGCCGGATTTGCCAACCAGACTGACCAGCTCGCCTCGGGCCACGGTCAGGGAGGCGTCCTTCACCACCGGCAGCGGACCGTAGCTCTTGCCAAGACGGGTGCCCACAAGCAGTGCTGCTTCATTCATGACGCAATGCCTCCGAAGGCCTGATGCGGCCGATCCGCCGGAGCAGGGTGCTGCCGGTCAGGCCGCCGGCCGCTACACTGAGAAGAACGGCCAGAAGGGCCAGGGGCCAGGAAATCCGTACAGGAAGCCGCAGGGTTCTGAAGACCGGGTCTCCGCCCCCTGGCAGGAAATGCGGGGTGGGGGCCAGTTCCCAGGGGACGGGGATGTTGACCGTGAGCAAGCCCAGCACGTGCGTCGCGGCCAGGGCCACCAGCAGCCCCATGAGCCCGGCCGCCAGACACTGGCAGACCGCTTCGGCGGTGAGTTGCGCCGTGACCTCGCGCGTGGTCCAGCCAACTGCTTTGAGCACCCCGATCTCGCTCGTCCTTTCCACGGCATTGCCGGCCATGGTCTTGACGGTGACGAGGACGGCGACGATCACCGCGACGAGGGAGGCGGCGCGGGCGAGCTGATCCGACAGGGCAAAGAGGCTGCCCAGGGACGTGAGGAAGGATTCCGGCGTGGCGATCGACGCCTTCTTCCCCAGGATCTCCCGGATTGCCGCCGATAACCGCGGGGTCTGCTCCTGATCCGCCAGCAGAAAGAGGAGATTGACGTCTTCGGCCGCAAACGGGGAGACCGACTGCAGCTGCGGCGAGGCGACGGCGAGCGACCGGGCCTCGGCAAGCGGCAGATAGATGTTCGCGGTGGCGATCTTCGGTGCCCGCGAGGCATCCACCAGCCCCGCCACCGGGTAGACCCGACCCGAGAGCCTGACGGTCCCGCCCACCCGGATTCCGGACTGCCGGGCAAAGGCCGTTTCCACCAGCGCTTCCGGCCCGTGGCCGGCGAGGGGCCGGCCCTCGGTCACATGGCGCTGGAGGATGGCCGGGCCGGTCGTGCCCGTCTCTTCGATGCCCAACACCACCGCGGCCTGGTCGGGATCGAAGACCCAGAGGAGCAGCGCCTGCCCCACCTTCCTGACGCCCGGCAGGCTGCGGATTCTGGCCACCTCCCC contains:
- a CDS encoding ABC transporter permease — its product is MTNGLALAVGVAVLLVLNSLAQGYRQAARAPLAEIGADITVQRAGEVPQELAGAVFPCSATTLKGGEVARIRSLPGVRKVGQALLLWVFDPDQAAVVLGIEETGTTGPAILQRHVTEGRPLAGHGPEALVETAFARQSGIRVGGTVRLSGRVYPVAGLVDASRAPKIATANIYLPLAEARSLAVASPQLQSVSPFAAEDVNLLFLLADQEQTPRLSAAIREILGKKASIATPESFLTSLGSLFALSDQLARAASLVAVIVAVLVTVKTMAGNAVERTSEIGVLKAVGWTTREVTAQLTAEAVCQCLAAGLMGLLVALAATHVLGLLTVNIPVPWELAPTPHFLPGGGDPVFRTLRLPVRISWPLALLAVLLSVAAGGLTGSTLLRRIGRIRPSEALRHE
- a CDS encoding ABC transporter ATP-binding protein, with product MGTRLGKSYGPLPVVKDASLTVARGELVSLVGKSGCGKTTLLSLLSGMEQPSTGEVILDGVNITRSPEDALAQVRREKVGFIFQSFHLIPTLSAWENVALPLFPLPMTQAARRTRAQALLDRLGLAHRLEHLPAALSGGEKQRVAIARALVNQPKIIFADEPTGNLDSKTGGAIMDILSDLHRREGVAILMVTHDETLAATANRVVHMHDGEVTP